The genomic region TGCTATGCAAAAATCATAGCATCTCAAAGTTTAAGAGATCAGATTATTTCTTCTGTGGTGGCCAGTTCTTTTCCATCCAGCCAGGGATCCTACCGGAATCTGCAGGACCTACCATCACATTAGCACCTGTTGCATCTTCCACATCACCCTGCAGACGTGCTGCAAGTCCGGGGATGACAACAGTGTTGTGGCTTGTGTCCTTCTTCAGATCGAATCCGGAATCCTCGATTCCCTTCTTGATCTTCTCGGCGGTAAGCTGCCCACCGGCTACTGCAGCCTCTACACCGATACCGTCGGTATCAATTGCCCAGAGGAAACAGTCGATCTTGTTGGATGCGATATCACTCTCTACTGTGTAGTATGTGAGAGCAAAGTTGGTTGTAACGAGAACTGGTGAATCTGCGGTTGGTTCTCCTACCTTGTACATACCCGGATCTACTGTGACCGGCTTTCTTGGGTCAGTATAGATTGTGTCACGGATGTGCAGTTCAGGCAGCATTGCATAAGGCTCTGTGCTGTGGAGGATCATTATATCACCGTACTTGATGGTGAATACTGAAGCAACCACTGTTTCCCAGTAAGATGCACTTACAGGGTCATCGTGAGCCATCCATGCTGTGAACGGAACTGCCATAATTGGGTAAGCTATCTCACGGTCACCGTCAATTCCAGCCCTGCGTACCTTGAGGAAATTGGTAAGTGTCTGTTTGAGCTGCTTGCCGGTTGGGAATGTTCCCGGATCGAGTACAAGTTTCTCGGTACCCATTTCTGCAAAGGTCTTTGCCAGTGTCTTGAGCATGTCAAGATCATCTGGTGCAAAGAGTGTTACAGGTACATCGTACTCAAGTGCGAGTTCCCCGACTTCTTTCCAGTTGTCCTTGTTTGCTGCGTAGAGCAGTGGGTTCCTGTCCTTTGATACCTCAAGACCAGCCTTTAAGACTGCAGGATCGAATGAACAGAGAATGATTGGCAGGTCTGTTGTCTCAACTACCTTCTTAACTGCTGCTGCAAACTTAGCAGGGTCTTTGGATGTGCAACGTACTGCAACCATGTCTACGGTGAGGAAGTTTCCTACATAGAACTTCTTGAAGTCCTGGACGTACTTTACCCTCTCAACGAGATCCTTCTCATCCATGCTGTCGGTTACATCGTATGCATATGCGGTCTGGTTGAAGAATGTAAGCTTGTGCCTGTAGAGAACATCATCTCCACCGATCTTTACGATCTTGTCACCGACACCGATCTCAACTTCCCTGATCTCAGGAGCAAGAAGTGCGTCAAGCTCTTCGTACTTCTTCTTGAATTTTGCTTCAAGGATTGGCTTACAGTCAGTCAGTTTGTGTGACCTGTCGATGAGGTGTGCTGCAAAAGCCATACATGTAGCTTCACCACATTCACCACAGTTAGTAGCTGGCAGGAATTTGTAAGCTTCCAGTGGACTGTTAATTTTCATTTATCACACCTCCGCTCCAATCCAGTTGGTGATGTCTATCTCTTCGGACTCGATTGAACCGTAGAGTGTCTGTGTAATTTCCTTGAGCACCTGTACAGATGTTGGGTGCATCATCATGAACATATCGTTACCTGCAAGTGAGAGTGCAAGACCTGTGACGATCTCCCAGATAGGTCCACGGTACTCCCTTGGTCCCCAGTCAGAGTCCTGGTTAAGCGGGGATGAGACCATCCATGCCTCACGAGCACCCCATGCATTGGTGGTACCGGATGACATTGGGAATGTCAGTTCGTCGTCGCCCATAAGACCTGCAAGCCTTATACGCTCCATGTTGGTGTAAGCGTAGTCAAGACCATAACCAAGTGCAGCTGTTGTTGGATCCATTACAATTCTTTCCCTTGGGACATTACACTGCTTCATAAGTTTCCTGTTAAGCTCTTTCTGAGCGTTGATCTCAAGCTGTGTCCAGGAAAGTACGTTGTGTCCATAGTCCATTGCTGCCTTTGCAATCCTCTCGTAGTCAAGGTTCAGACTTGCGGACGCAAGGAGTACTCTCTCTCCTTCTGCAACTTCTGCTGCCCTTTCGAGTACTTCAGGGTCCTTCTCAGGATTACCTGAACCACCGATAACGATTGGTACGTCAACTGCCTGAAGTACATCTTCGACAACCTTTGCTGCTTCCTTTGCAGGGGTGTCGTTGATTAGCGGGTCAGTTGAGATAAGGTGAATTGTTACCATGTCTGCGTTAAAGTCACGCACGACTTTCTTTGCCCATTCGGCAGGGTCGTTGATAACATCCTCGTAGTTGCCTTTTACTGCCTTAGCCATACCTATTGGCATGTCGAAAACATCCATTGTGACGTAGTTTCTGTGTGGCATTTCTGCATCGAAGTAATATGGAAGTGCATTCTCTCCACCAATGGTCACAGTGCTCTTCCTTGAGCCACCATCACCTGATGTTGCACCAAGTGTTACTTCCTGAATTGGGTTCTTCCAGTTGTCTACCTTTGCAACCTCAAATTTGGAAGCAAGGAGTTCCTGTATCTTCGGAGAAGTTGGAAGTGCTTCTGGCTGTGGCATCTCGCCAAGTCCGAAAGCAGATGCGAACAACTGTTCAGCAGGGAATCCAAGCATCCTTCCGATGTTGGCCATGTGCAGGGATATCTGGGAGATCTCATTTCCCAGTGCATAAGCGAGTGCAGGATTAAGACCTCCACCGCCTGTGATATTAAGCTCGATGTCACCTTCGATGGTCACACCTTCAAGTGACTCCACATCGAGGTCCTGCAAAATATCACTGAGCTGTGATAATTTCATTTTCTTTGTCATGTGCATTCCACCTAATGATAAATTTGTTACAAACCAAGTTTCTGAGCGATCTTCTCAACTTCCTGTACTGCAACGGAATCGTCAGGAAGATCAAATAAAGGTTCCCCGGCGAGATCTCTTTCCACGATCATCTCATCCACAGGGATCATTCCTATTAATTCAAGACCGAGTTCTTCAGCAGTACTGGAGATCCTCTCACGGTTTGCATCTGTGACCTTATTTGCAATAACGTAAATGTTGGAAACATCGGTTTCCAGCTCGTTAACAAGTTCCCTGATACGCTCAGCAGTCCTAAGACCCCTGCGTGAACCATCTGTAACAACCACAAGATCATCTACGTTCCTGAAGATTTTCCTGCTGAAATGTTCCAGACCGGCTTCAGCATCGATGATGAGTACGTCATAGTTTGTTACAAGCTTGTTCATGATACCACGAAGCAGGTTGTTGACATAACAGTAACATCCTGAACCTTCAGGCCTTCCCATGACCAGCAGGTCATATCCTGGCATCTCTTCAAGGATCTCATAGAGTTTTCCTTCCAGTATGGATTCCTTGTTGATGTCAGGAGGAAGGTTATCACGTTCCTCATGCATGTACTCTTTTATGTCACCAATTGTTTTGGTGGTATCACACCCGAGAGTTTCCGGGAGATTGGTATCAGGGTCCGCATCAACGGCAAGGACTACCTTGTCACC from Methanolobus tindarius DSM 2278 harbors:
- the acsC gene encoding acetyl-CoA decarbonylase/synthase complex subunit gamma — encoded protein: MKINSPLEAYKFLPATNCGECGEATCMAFAAHLIDRSHKLTDCKPILEAKFKKKYEELDALLAPEIREVEIGVGDKIVKIGGDDVLYRHKLTFFNQTAYAYDVTDSMDEKDLVERVKYVQDFKKFYVGNFLTVDMVAVRCTSKDPAKFAAAVKKVVETTDLPIILCSFDPAVLKAGLEVSKDRNPLLYAANKDNWKEVGELALEYDVPVTLFAPDDLDMLKTLAKTFAEMGTEKLVLDPGTFPTGKQLKQTLTNFLKVRRAGIDGDREIAYPIMAVPFTAWMAHDDPVSASYWETVVASVFTIKYGDIMILHSTEPYAMLPELHIRDTIYTDPRKPVTVDPGMYKVGEPTADSPVLVTTNFALTYYTVESDIASNKIDCFLWAIDTDGIGVEAAVAGGQLTAEKIKKGIEDSGFDLKKDTSHNTVVIPGLAARLQGDVEDATGANVMVGPADSGRIPGWMEKNWPPQKK
- a CDS encoding ATP-binding protein, translated to MAKIIAVTGKGGTGKTATTSLLIRQLTKGDKVVLAVDADPDTNLPETLGCDTTKTIGDIKEYMHEERDNLPPDINKESILEGKLYEILEEMPGYDLLVMGRPEGSGCYCYVNNLLRGIMNKLVTNYDVLIIDAEAGLEHFSRKIFRNVDDLVVVTDGSRRGLRTAERIRELVNELETDVSNIYVIANKVTDANRERISSTAEELGLELIGMIPVDEMIVERDLAGEPLFDLPDDSVAVQEVEKIAQKLGL
- the cdhD gene encoding CO dehydrogenase/acetyl-CoA synthase subunit delta, giving the protein MTKKMKLSQLSDILQDLDVESLEGVTIEGDIELNITGGGGLNPALAYALGNEISQISLHMANIGRMLGFPAEQLFASAFGLGEMPQPEALPTSPKIQELLASKFEVAKVDNWKNPIQEVTLGATSGDGGSRKSTVTIGGENALPYYFDAEMPHRNYVTMDVFDMPIGMAKAVKGNYEDVINDPAEWAKKVVRDFNADMVTIHLISTDPLINDTPAKEAAKVVEDVLQAVDVPIVIGGSGNPEKDPEVLERAAEVAEGERVLLASASLNLDYERIAKAAMDYGHNVLSWTQLEINAQKELNRKLMKQCNVPRERIVMDPTTAALGYGLDYAYTNMERIRLAGLMGDDELTFPMSSGTTNAWGAREAWMVSSPLNQDSDWGPREYRGPIWEIVTGLALSLAGNDMFMMMHPTSVQVLKEITQTLYGSIESEEIDITNWIGAEV